The window gTAAGATGTAAAAAATGAATAATTCTGCAAGAAGAGgcaaattttttgtatatttttccAAAGTTTACTGAAATTCTTTATGTGACTAGGAACATTTATGTCTTTTCAGCCCTTACTTATTGTCTCAGTcttcaaataatttttctgGTTTCAGGTTTTTATATTGATCCACAGGAAGCTAATTATcgtaaaaataatattttgcagGAAGTACATATATAATCAAGCGGTAAGGAATATGTACGTTCTTATATTCTGCGATAGgctaaataaaaacaaacagtTGCATTTATCTCTCACTCCCACGGACTGAGCGTAAAACATAAAGGGTGTCACATTATCGCATTCAAATGCCATTCGAGCACAGGCCTTCTTGATACTTTTGTGCTGAATGGAATGGTCAGTCAACATTGGACAGTCGAATCGAACGGTTTTATAAAGTGGTCTTACGATGAAGATTTTATTTCGaattattcttttatttttgctggCTAAGCATTGCCAGCAAACTCCTGTTGTGGAAACGACAGAAGACTTTGATGAGGAATTTATAGAGACAACAACCCAGGCGCACATCGTGGAGAAAACTAAAGATGGTACCTAATCAGGAGGTTTGTTGGTTTCAACTCTCATGTCATTTGACCTTATCTTTATAGAAATAATTGCCGATCtgcaaaataaattgaataataTGAGGCGACATGTTGCGGCCTTCAAATCAAAGTCTCAGGCAGATACCGCAAAAGTTTTGAGTCTAAGCGATCTAATTGTGGCCTATGAGTCACAAATTGATTCGAATACTGCCATAATTGAGAAACAGGAGGAGCATATCAAAAAGTTAAATTCTTCTGTAAACTCTTATCGAAGTATTTTCATGCAGAAGGAGCTGGAAATAACTGACTTGCAAATCAAGACCAGAGAAGATAAAACTAGTATTCAGGACTATCTACAGCAGATTTCAAACTACGAAGACCAACTAAAAACATCCCAGGTTTCAAGTTGTGTACCTCTTGGCAATTCCACAGGAATACATCTATTGCATTTGCCAAGTGGGAAACCGTTTTTCGTTCCGTGCGAATCGAGGAACACAAATTTCGGAACTGGTTGGACAGTTATTCAACGTCGATTGGATGGCAGTGTTAACTTCTACCGTGATTGGAATCAGTATCGTGAGGGATTTGGTGATCTTTCCGGTGAATTTTTCATTGGACTCGATAAACTATATAGAATGACAACCAATGAAAGATATGAACTTCTGATacactttcaattttttggCAGTGAAGAATCAAATTACATTCGGTATAGTAATTTTTCGATTGGAAATGAAACCGAAAAATACGTCTTAAAGTATTTGGGCGAGGTTACTTGTGACAATGACTTTCAATTTGAAGGTTATACAGATTATGGTTACGGTATGATTTGTTATAACCCCATGGAGAAAAATATTGGAATGAAATTCACAACGTACGATCAGGATAATGACAATTTTTACTGGCAAAATTGTGCTAAAGAATGTCATGGCGCTTGGTGGTTTAATTCATGTAGCCTAATAGGCAATGAGTAAGTTGAAAAATGCATTCACTTGACAATAAgataaag is drawn from Drosophila willistoni isolate 14030-0811.24 chromosome 2R unlocalized genomic scaffold, UCI_dwil_1.1 Seg167, whole genome shotgun sequence and contains these coding sequences:
- the LOC6642554 gene encoding fibrinogen-like protein 1, with product MKILFRIILLFLLAKHCQQTPVVETTEDFDEEFIETTTQAHIVEKTKDEIIADLQNKLNNMRRHVAAFKSKSQADTAKVLSLSDLIVAYESQIDSNTAIIEKQEEHIKKLNSSVNSYRSIFMQKELEITDLQIKTREDKTSIQDYLQQISNYEDQLKTSQVSSCVPLGNSTGIHLLHLPSGKPFFVPCESRNTNFGTGWTVIQRRLDGSVNFYRDWNQYREGFGDLSGEFFIGLDKLYRMTTNERYELLIHFQFFGSEESNYIRYSNFSIGNETEKYVLKYLGEVTCDNDFQFEGYTDYGYGMICYNPMEKNIGMKFTTYDQDNDNFYWQNCAKECHGAWWFNSCSLIGNDFSHLNGLYGKSEASSNIYFRNSVRYAEMLIRPFNHH